One Stenotrophomonas maltophilia R551-3 genomic window, TCAGCACCACCGCGCGCGCCAGTTCATCCTCGTAATGCTGCATCGCGCTGGCGGTCAGCATTTCGCCCAGGAACAGCACGCTCAGCCAGCCGGCGCGCTTGCGCAGCATCTCGAAGAAGCCGATCTGCATGTACGGCTTGTCCAGTGCTTCCATGCCGCCGAACTTGTGCGCGTCTTCGGTGGACTCTTCGATCAGCGCATCGAGCACGTCGTCGACGGTGACGATGCCAAGCATCTGCTGCTGCGCGTCGACCACCGGAATCGCCAGCAGATCGTGGCGGCGGATCAGCCGCGCCACTTCCTCCTGGTCCATCAGTGCATCCACGGTCACCGGCGGATTGACCTGGGCCACGTCCAGGATCGACTCCTCGGGCAGGCCGGTGATCAGCCGGCGCATGGTCACCACCTGCTGCAGTTGCTGGCTGGCCGGGTCCAGCACGTAGATCGCGTACACCGTCTCGCGGGTACGCTCGACCTGGCGGATGTGCTGCAGGGTCTGCGCAACGGTCCAGCTGGCGGGTACCGCCACGTACTCGGTGGTCATCAGCGCGCCGGCGGTGTTCGGCGGGTAGCTGAGCAGCTTCTGGATGGCCTGGCGGGCATCGGTGCCGAGCAGCGGGATCAGCCGCGCGCGTTCTTCTTCGTCCAGCTCGTGGACGATGTCGGTGGCACGGTCGTCGGCCATCAGCCCCAGCAGGGCCGCGGCGCGTGCCGGCGGCAGCGCGGCCACCAGCTCGCCGCTGCGGTGCAGCTCCGGTGCTTCGAGCATCTTCACCGCGCGCGGCAATGACAGCGCCGCCAGCGTTTCCGCGGCGCGCGTCAGTTCCAGCGTATTGAGGAATTCCACCGCGTCGGCGGTGTTGTAGTTCGCCAGGGGTGCGGCCAGTGTGGCGGCATCGGCCACCGGGCGCAGCAATTGCTTCTGGTTCATCGGATTGCCTTGTGGGGGTGCGACCTCGCGCAACGCCAACGCAGGCAAACCGTCCCGATGTCAGGCGGTGGCCATCGCTGGCGTCGAACGAGGTCGACTTCTACTGTCGCTGGACATGGGTTGGGGACTCCGGGATGCGTGTGCTGGCGGACGCGCCGCCAGCGGCGGGCAGTCTGGACCCGGCGACATTGCAGGTCAACCCGCGCCGCGCGGCGTGGCCCGGCCCCGCAGGTCGTTCTCGTGCCTGCACGGAGCGGCGCGCATAATGGCCGGGTGGCGCTCGCCACGCTTTTCCTACCCGAACGGACGCGCAGCGGCTTCCCGATGACCAGGTATTCCCATGCATAGCGGCGGTCTGGAACTGGCCCTGGTGCTGCTGCTGGCGGCGGTCATCGCCGTGCCGGTGTTCAAGAAATTCGGCTTCGGCGCGGTGCTGGGCTACCTGGCGGCCGGCGTGGTACTGGGCCCGGACGGGTTGGGCTTCGTGCAGGACGCCGATCGCATCCTCGGCGCCGCCGAGATCGGCGTGGTGATGCTGCTGTTCGTGATCGGGCTGGAGCTGTCGCCCGCGCGCCTGAAGGTAATGCGACGCTCGGTATTCGGTGCCGGTGCGGCGCAGGTGGCGCTGTCCGGGCTGGTGCTGGGCGGCCTGCTGCTGCTCGACCACTTCCAATGGAAAAGTGCGCTGGTGGTGGGCGTGGCGCTGGCGCTGTCATCCACTGCGGTGGGCCTGCAGCTGCTGTCAGAACACAAGGCGATCAACAGCGACCATGGCCGGCTCGGGTTCGCCATCCTGCTGTTCCAGGACCTGATCGCGATTCCACTGCTGGCGGCCATCCCGCTGCTGGGCGGGGTGAAGAACGAGACGCTGCGCTGGGAAGATGCGGCCGTGGCGCTGGGTGCGCTGGCGGTGGTGATCCTGTGCGGGCGGCCGGTACTGCGCAGGGTGTTCAGCATCATCGCGCGCACCCGCAGCCCGGAAGTTTTCACTGCCACTGCCCTGCTGGTGGTGCTCGGCACCGCTTGGTTCATGCAGGAAGCCGGCCTCAGCCCCAGCCTGGGCGCGTTCCTGGCCGGCGTACTGCTGTCCGACTCGGAGTTCCGGCACGAACTGGAAGCGCAGATCGAGCCGTTCAAGGGGCTGCTGCTGGGCCTGTTCTTCATTGCGGTGGGCATGGGCATCGACCTCGACCGCATCGTTGCCGAGCCGTGGCTCATCGCCGCCGGCGTGGCGATCCTGCTGGTGGTCAAATTCAGCCTGCTGTACGTGATCGGGCGCATCGCAAAGCTCAGTTCACGGCACTCGCTGCTACTGGGCAGCGTGCTGTGGCTGGGCGGCGAGTTCGCCTTCGTGGTGTTCAACGAAGCGCAGCGCGCGCACCTGCTGGGCAGCGCCAACCATGACCGTCTGGTGGCGATCGTCGGCCTGTCGATGGCGATCACGCCACTGCTGATGATCGCGCTGCTCAAGCTGCTCGGCCAGGAGAAGGCAACGCCGCGCGAGGCAGCCGAGGCCGACAAGGTGGCGCCGGACAACCGGCCGAAAGTGCTGATTGCCGGCATGGGCCGCTTCGGCCAGGTCATCGCGCGCCTGTTGACCGCGCAGAAGGTGCCGTTCGTGGCACTGGAAGCGAACCCCGATACCGTGGCCGACCTGCGCCGCTTCGGCAACCAGCTGTATTACGGCGACCCGACCCGGCCGGAGATGCTGCGCGCTGCGGGCGGCGAACACATCGATGTGTTCGTGATCACCGTGGACGACCCGGAGACCAACCTGCGTGCAGTGCGCATGGTGCGCCGGCTGTACCCGGACGCGAAGGTGCTGGCGCGTGCACGCAACCGCCAGCATGCGTGGCGCCTGATGGACATGTCGGCCGAACCGTTCCGCGAAGTGTTCGGCACCAGCCTGGAAATGAGCGGGCGCGTGCTGACCGCATTGGGTGTTGCACCTGAAGTGGCCGAACGCCACGTGCAGCGCTTCCGTGAGCACGACGAGCAGCTGCTGCGCGACCAGTATCTGGTGTACGACGACGAGGCCGCGGTGATCCAGACCTCGCGCGATGCACGCAACGACCTGATGCACCTGTTTGAAGCCGACGCGGAAAGTGACGGCGACAAGGAGCGGTGACAGCCAGCCAGTGTGCCGACCAACGGTCGGCACCCACCCGATGGATGGTGGACCCGGTAGTGCCGGCCGCTGGCCGGCAGCCTCGGGATCCCGGAGGTTTCATGAGGTTGCCGGCCAGCGGCCGGCACTACCCACTACAGATTCCCGCAGCGCGGTGTTGGGGTCAGAGCCCTTTCCGTTGGAAAGGGATCCGACCCCGGCCTGTCAGCCGTTGTCGCGCAGGAACCGGGCCATCGACGAGACGCCCGGCACGCGCGGTTCAAACTCGCCGGCCACGTCGATGAAGCCACGCATCACCGCGATCTCGCGCGGGCTGCGGTTGAGGCTGTCGCGCACTTCCGGATCGGCACCGGCGCGCAACAGGCGCTGCACCAGCAGCGGCAGGCCGTGCAGGGCAGCCAGATGCAGCGGGCCGAAGCCACGAGGATCACGCACCTCCAGGCTCACCTCCTCGTCCAGCAGGCGCTCCACTGCGGCCATCACCACCTGCTCGTCGCAGGCGGTACCCGGTTCGGCGCGTGCACCCAGCAGCAGCAGCAGCGGCGTGACCGAGCCCGCGGCGGCCTGGTCCGGTTCGGCACCGGCCAGCAACAGGGTATCGAGCAGGGCCAGCAGGCGCGAGCGGTCGCGGGCACTGAAGCCGTACAGCGCGGCGCAGTGCAGCGGGCCCAGCTGCTGCGCGTCACCGGCATGCACATCGGCACCGGCAGTGAGCAGGCGCGCGACGATGTCCGGCAGGCCCAGCGCCGAGGCCAGCATCAGCACGGTCACCCCGCCCGGCAGGCGGTGTTCCAGCTTGGCGCCGGCGTCGAGCAGGGCCGAAACGATGTCCACCTGGCGCATGCTGACCGCGGCCGACAGTGGCGTCGCACCGCTGGCAGCGGCGTGCTGCGGATCGGCGCCGCGTGCCAGCAGCAGGTCGGTTACTGCCAGATGACCACCGCCGGCCGCACGCAGCAGCGCGGTGCAACCCTGTGCATCGACCGCGTCGACGGCAAATCCCAGATCGATCAGGCGGCGCACCGCATCGACGTCACCGGCCATCGCAGCGGCCGGCAGATCGGCCTCGCGCAGGGTGCGGCGCGGCAACGGCCACACCCGCCAGTCCAGCCAGTCGGCCAGGTCACGGCGACCGATCGACAGCGCCACGCCCAGCGGTGTCTGCCCATCGGCAGCGCGTGCTTCCGGCGAGGCGCCGTGCTGCACCAGCAGCTTCAGCGCACCTTCGCGGGCCAGTGCGGTAGCCAGATGCAGGGCGGTCATGCCGTGGCTGTCGCGCGCTTCGCGGTCGACCCCGGCCTTGAGCAGGGCCTGCTGCAGGCGCAGCCAGCCCAGGCGCACCGCCAGCGACAACGGCGGATCGCCCGCCGGCGAAGCCGCGAACGGATCGGCGCCACGTTCCAGCAGTTCCAGTGCCAGCTGTTCCAGGCCACGGGCGGCCTGGTCGTGCTGTGCGCAGGCGGCAAGGAAGCGCGCCAGGCCACCGCGGCCGGCCGGTGACAGGCCACGCTGCAGCATCACCTGCAGCGCAGGCACTGCATCGATGCCGCGCGACAGCAGCGCGAACATCGGCGTATCGGAGCAAGCGTCGCGCACATAGGGATCCGCACCGTGGGCCAGCAGCCAATCGACCGCGGCCGGCTCCAGCGCCAGTTCGGGGTCGAGCAGCAGCCCGCCCAGCTCTTCCGGCTGGCACAGCTTGGCCAGCGCGGCCATGCCGTCGGTGTTGCCGAAGCCCAGCGCCTCGCGCAGCAGGGTCAACGGCGGGCGGTCCGGCAGCAGGCCACTGGCGCTGGCGGCTTCGCCGCGCTCGGCCAGGCCATCACTGACGGCGGCCGGCAACGGATAGGACGGGTCCAGCAGGGCCACGATCGCCCAGCGGCCGGCTTCGGCGGCGTAGTCCACCGCACGGCGGCCGACCGGATCGGTGGCATCGGCGGCAATGCCCAGATCGACCAGGCGCTTGATCAGCAGCGGCGAGACATCCTCGGCCATGACGGCCAGCTGCACCGCATTGCGGCCTTCACCATCCACCGCGACCAGGTCGGGCTTGTGCGGCAGCAGGTGTTCCATCACACCGGCGCGGCCGGCGCGGGCCGCTTCCAGCCACGGCGTGCGACCGAGCGCATCGCGCGCTTCCAGGTTGGCGCCA contains:
- the mgtE gene encoding magnesium transporter — its product is MNQKQLLRPVADAATLAAPLANYNTADAVEFLNTLELTRAAETLAALSLPRAVKMLEAPELHRSGELVAALPPARAAALLGLMADDRATDIVHELDEEERARLIPLLGTDARQAIQKLLSYPPNTAGALMTTEYVAVPASWTVAQTLQHIRQVERTRETVYAIYVLDPASQQLQQVVTMRRLITGLPEESILDVAQVNPPVTVDALMDQEEVARLIRRHDLLAIPVVDAQQQMLGIVTVDDVLDALIEESTEDAHKFGGMEALDKPYMQIGFFEMLRKRAGWLSVLFLGEMLTASAMQHYEDELARAVVLTLFIPLIMSSGGNSGSQATSLLIRSLALRELRLRDWWKVALREVPTGMVLGAILGCLAIVRIVIWQLGGLHDYGEHWILLAITIGAALVGIVTFGSLSGSMLPFILKRLGFDPASASAPFVATLVDVTGLVIYFSIAAMILHGTLL
- a CDS encoding ankyrin repeat domain-containing protein; protein product: MTDASRPRVLSIAFAVGAVLALGAAVGGIPGAILAALAQPAFALGVSWWRRSRALLPLKVVARQDLPALLALWAAAPLLLALLLAWPLAALRDSGSLAAVLGLSVLVSAGLLAAWRTWPLWNDVERLDGSLAQHWQALAGRDLTAWRGLGVAALVIALAALVVLPAWPDLLPESARWPATLAVLVLSPLLHLLLQRVAPAPLVSLRASPLATASSEHEPMFSAAVETVPLEAMAPQELTPALYEAARHGRIDRGLQLLQAGADPYALPDPNWRDQRSLAVLAAVLPDLRLLRELIGRGVDVNAPHRGMTPLLAATRDSWHGRPEAVMTLLANGADSRATDSDGNTPLHHAARSSDPGVAALLRDAAAEVDALNSDGWSPLAVACQVGNWRLARFLLERGARSEPAEGTPVLLAAAATEDDDPAGVQLLLKHKARADARDRQRRSALHEAALAGHVEIIGVLLGAGANLEARDALGRTPWLEAARAGRAGVMEHLLPHKPDLVAVDGEGRNAVQLAVMAEDVSPLLIKRLVDLGIAADATDPVGRRAVDYAAEAGRWAIVALLDPSYPLPAAVSDGLAERGEAASASGLLPDRPPLTLLREALGFGNTDGMAALAKLCQPEELGGLLLDPELALEPAAVDWLLAHGADPYVRDACSDTPMFALLSRGIDAVPALQVMLQRGLSPAGRGGLARFLAACAQHDQAARGLEQLALELLERGADPFAASPAGDPPLSLAVRLGWLRLQQALLKAGVDREARDSHGMTALHLATALAREGALKLLVQHGASPEARAADGQTPLGVALSIGRRDLADWLDWRVWPLPRRTLREADLPAAAMAGDVDAVRRLIDLGFAVDAVDAQGCTALLRAAGGGHLAVTDLLLARGADPQHAAASGATPLSAAVSMRQVDIVSALLDAGAKLEHRLPGGVTVLMLASALGLPDIVARLLTAGADVHAGDAQQLGPLHCAALYGFSARDRSRLLALLDTLLLAGAEPDQAAAGSVTPLLLLLGARAEPGTACDEQVVMAAVERLLDEEVSLEVRDPRGFGPLHLAALHGLPLLVQRLLRAGADPEVRDSLNRSPREIAVMRGFIDVAGEFEPRVPGVSSMARFLRDNG
- a CDS encoding monovalent cation:proton antiporter-2 (CPA2) family protein, which encodes MHSGGLELALVLLLAAVIAVPVFKKFGFGAVLGYLAAGVVLGPDGLGFVQDADRILGAAEIGVVMLLFVIGLELSPARLKVMRRSVFGAGAAQVALSGLVLGGLLLLDHFQWKSALVVGVALALSSTAVGLQLLSEHKAINSDHGRLGFAILLFQDLIAIPLLAAIPLLGGVKNETLRWEDAAVALGALAVVILCGRPVLRRVFSIIARTRSPEVFTATALLVVLGTAWFMQEAGLSPSLGAFLAGVLLSDSEFRHELEAQIEPFKGLLLGLFFIAVGMGIDLDRIVAEPWLIAAGVAILLVVKFSLLYVIGRIAKLSSRHSLLLGSVLWLGGEFAFVVFNEAQRAHLLGSANHDRLVAIVGLSMAITPLLMIALLKLLGQEKATPREAAEADKVAPDNRPKVLIAGMGRFGQVIARLLTAQKVPFVALEANPDTVADLRRFGNQLYYGDPTRPEMLRAAGGEHIDVFVITVDDPETNLRAVRMVRRLYPDAKVLARARNRQHAWRLMDMSAEPFREVFGTSLEMSGRVLTALGVAPEVAERHVQRFREHDEQLLRDQYLVYDDEAAVIQTSRDARNDLMHLFEADAESDGDKER